Part of the Lentisphaera araneosa HTCC2155 genome, AAGGTGGTGTGAGCTTCCGTGGTTTGGCAATGCAACAACTCTACTTTAAAGGCATGCTCGATAAGTTGGGGCTCGAAGCCGACATCGTTCACATCGGTGATTACAAGAGTGCAGGCGAACCCTTCTATTTAACCGCTCCAAGTGAAGAAGCAGCGAAGCAGCAAAGAGAATTGGGTGAGGGCTTATTTGTCGAAGTGACGAAGTCCTGCGCCACGAGTGAGCGTAAAGACGCAGCAGCTTACCGCGCACTCATTGATGAAGGCCTATTTTCGAGTCAGCAGGCTCTTGATCACAAGTTGGTAGATACGCTCGAATATCATAATGAGTTCATAAAGCGCTTGAAAAAGACTTATGCCAAAGCTGATTTTAAATTGAATTATGGTATGCCAAAGAGTTTTGAGCCCCCCAAGATTAATAATATGATGGATGCGATCTCATTTTTTCAAAAATTGAGTGCCCCCAAAAAGAAATCGAATAATGATATCCTTGCACTGGTGAATCTCGATGGAACGATTGATACACGTATGGGTGAAGCCTTGCGTCGCTACATTATGCGAGCTTCGCAAAACGATAAAGTGAAAGCCATGGTCTTGCGTATTAATTCACCTGGTGGTTCGGCTCTAGCAAGTGAAATGATCTGTCAGGCAACGGAGGAATTTAAAAAGACAGGCAAAACTTTTGTTGTATCTATGAGTAACGTCGCGGCGAGTGGTGGCTACTACTCGGCGGTCTTTGGTGAGCCCATTTATGCGGAGTCCGCAACGATTACGGGTTCCATTGGTGTTTTAGGAGGGAAACTGGTCATGTCGAAGATGTTTGATAAGATCGGCATTAGTACTCACGAGTTCAAAATTGGTAAATATAGCGACATTAATAGTTCAACGAGTTTCTTTAATGAAGATCAGCGTGCGAAGATAACTGAATCAATGAATCGCGTCTACGATGTCTTTAAGGGACGTATCATTCAAGGGCGCGAAGGTAAACTTAAGGGCGACCTCGAAGCCATGGCCGGCGGGCGTGTTTACACAGGTCTGCAGGCAAAGGAATTGGGACTCGTCGATAAAATCGGTGGTTTACGTGAAGCGATTAATGATGCCAAAGAGCAAGCTGGACTCAAACGCTATAGTCTCGAAACTTTTCCCAAACAATTAAGCTTTGAAGAAATGCTCATGGAGAGCTTTCGCCCGCAAGAAAAAGAAGATGAATTCGTCAGTTACGATCCAATCACAGTAAAATCAATGAATTCTGCTTGGCTAACAGAATTGATGTTAAACTTAAAAATTCATCAGCCGCAACTCACCCAAGAAATTCATAAGTTCTTCCAATATCTGACTTTGCTTCAAGGGGAAAATACCCTCGTTTTAGACCCACGATGGGCGCAATAATAGCGTCTAAAAAAAATCTTTTGATTTTTTCGAGGAAGACGTTTGCATAAGAAAAAAGTTTGTGTATTCTCTAAGCACGCTAAACGAAATGTTTGAAGCGGGGTTGTAGCTCAATTGGTTAGAGCGCTGGCCTGTCACGCCAGAGGTTGCGAGTTCAAGTCTCGTCAACCTCGCCACTTCAAGCACTTCTTATAGCAATATTTTTTCGAGTGGGGTTGTAGCTCAATTGGTTAGAGCGCTGGCCTGTCACGCCAGAGGTTGCGAGTTCAAGTCTCGTCAACCTCGCCACTCTTAAAACTCATGGTGGAATAGCTCAGTTGGTAGAGCAACGGAATCATAATCCGTCTGTCGTGGGTTCAAGTCCCTCTTCCACTACTAAGGTCGTAACGCAAGTTACGACCTTTTTTAGTGCCTCAGAACGAGGCAAGCTTCATCAATTCATCGCTGGGCTAAAAGAGCATGTCCAATAAGTCCTCTTTAACAATCATTCTATTAATGGGCGTTCGACTTTGTTATTTATCATGTCTTTTGTATACTGGAGGGGAATTAATAAAATTTCTATTTCTATCAATAATAACTTTACCTAAAAGGGTTTATAAAAATGACAATACTATCACTTCGCCCTGCGGGTAAAGAAATCACTTATGTACTGATCAAAAACGATGATGCTGAGAAACTCACTCTCCTTGATCAAGGGGCTTTGAAGCTCAGTAAAAGTACTTCTAGAACGGCTGATATCGGCGAGCTCTTTAAACAATTGAAAAAGCTTATTGCCCTACATCAGGTTAATTTTATTTTGATCAAAGCGAGTGTCTCGACACAAGACATGAATCTCGCGCACTTACATACGGCTGAAATCAGAGGTATTTGTGTGGCCGCTGCGATGAGTACCAAAACTCAAGTCAAACTCATTAGCCCAGCAGCAACTTTTGCACAATCGGGCAAAGTTAAAGAAACGCTCAAAAATGATGATTTATTTGCTCGAAATATTGAGGGTGATTTACCCAAAACGAAACGCGATTTAGCTTTATTAACGCTCAATCATTTAGAGAAGAAATAGTTCGACTCAACACCTTCGTCAATAGGGTCGTAAAGAGACCTCGTATGGCGATCTCGTAAATCGAGTGAATTGGCTCTTTAATCTCAAGAAGGGCAGTACTCATATAGCTTTAATTTATACGATTATCCACTTAACGATGAGAACTTACATCGCAGAGCGATGTCACTTTAAATAGCCCCACATGTAATGTGGGGTTTAGTACAAAGGTAAAAAATTGTGTGCCTTTAGGTACACTACTTAAGCAGCCTTCTCAGTTTCATACCTAGAGGCATGATATGTTCCTCCCTTCGTTTGTCTTAGGGCTTTTTCCTAAGCTAATTAAAGTTTAATGGTTTCACCATAATTTATATATGCTGTAGATGTATATACATCGTTAGCTGATAGTACGCTTAGCCAATAGTACTCACGGTCAAACGTGATCTACAAAATTTGGCAAAGAAATGGCAATAACCTAAATTGTAATTCCACAAAACAAAAAAGGATATTGCCATGAAAATGTATACTACAAAAACAAAATTTCACTGCGGAATTGATCTTCACAAATCGATGTCTTATATCTGCGTGATGGACAAAGAAGGAAAAATATACGTGCACACAGAGATCAAAAATAATGACTTTCAGTACATGAAGAAAATCCTCTCTCCTTATTGGGATGACCTTACTATTGCCTGCGAAACTACTTACAACTGGTACAAATTATCTGATTTTTGTGAAACAGAGCCCGTTCAATTTGCCCTAGGCCATGCCCTTTATATGGGAGCAATTCATGGAGGTAAAGCAAAGAACGATAAAATAGACAGTAAAAAAATAACAGATTTGTTACGAACTAATCTCCTGCCCAAAGCGTATGCTTGTCCACGTCGGTTTCGTTCTCACCGAGATCTACTACGCCGTCGAATCAAGCTCGTGAGTATTCGCTCAGGTATATCAATTTATCTTAATCTCTTCGAAGACCAAAATAATTTAAAACATAGTTCTGCTGAGCTTCGACGAAATGCAAAGTCATCACTTCAGTTCATGGATCTTCAGACATTCCTACCAGAAGATCATGCTATGGCTCGAAACTATCAACTCAACGCCGATTTACTAAAGATGTTTACTGATCAGTTAAAACAAATAGATAAAGGACCTTGTGAAATTCACCCTTGACTCTCAGTTCAAAGAAGATTTTGAAATAGTGAAATCAATGAAAGGTATCGGAGATATTTTAGGTATGACTCTGGTTTATGAAACTCATGATATTCAAAGATTTAAAACTCCAGGTGATTATGCAAGTTACTGTCGCGTTGTTAAATGCAAAAAAGAAAGTGCGGGAAAAAGTTATGGTTATAGTGGGACAAAAATGGGCAACCCTAACTTAAAGTGGGCCTTTGGTGAAATCGCAATGTTAGCAAAATCAGATCCAGTAATGAAATTCTTTGCCGATGAACTCGATCAACGTCACGGTAAACGCAAAGGACGATCCATCTTTATACATAAAATATGCCGAGCTATTTATTTTATGCTTTTACGAAAGAAACCTTTTGATCCTATCGATTTTTTCGGCAGAGAAAAATATGAGCGACTCACAAAAAAAGTTCATTAAATAAATTTAGTACCTCAGTCATGAACCTATTGATTACCCTTGTTCCGTCGAAACAACTTAACTGATTAGGATATGGCTGAGTGTACACTTTACACTCACAGCAATTTACTGATGATGACCCACTCCTCCCCGAGCCCCTAAAACCCTGGACAGTCCAATAGAGAAGGACTGAGCCCTAACACCCAACTGAATGGGACGGCGAGGATATGACCGTTAGGAGTTTCTAAGGCGTTGAGCGCAGCTAAAAGAAAAAGTTGGACTGATCAACACGGTTCCTTTAAAACCGTTGACCTTATATGGATGGCTGGAGGGCTTCACTTTTGTGAAGACTCGTACCCACAAAGTTGAAATCAAGATGGGCACAAAGTAAAGAGCTAATTCTAAGCTTCGTTTTAAGCAAAAATAACAAAAAACGGATACAATAGATTATTGTCTACTTGACAAATATGGCTAAATGGATGGGTAATCATGTTAATTTAAGACACCGCCACAGAACGGTTTGAGGATGAGAACTAAGACTCTATGATCTTAGAGTCTATGTGAAAGATCTCTCTTTAATGTACAAATTACCGGTATGAAGTAGCGTGTGGTGTGAGCCACACCAAAAATAGATTTGATAAAATGAGGGCTCGCGGATGTGAGCCCGACATATATCGGACCTAAATGTGGGCACTCACAATCATGATTCTCTTAGTCATCCTCCTCATGGTGCATCCTACAGTCTACCGAACTCACAAATGAACCTAAATTCTGATTTTTATTATTTCTAAGGCATTTATCTACTCTAAAATTAGGAAAGTTTTTTCTTTGGAAGTAGTGTTTGGAGTTTAAAAAAAATGAGGATGCATAAGATGCAAGACCAAAGTAAAGCTCTCCATAGTTCGTTTAAATTTGATCCTAGTACAAATGCGGTAGCAGTGCCGATTTACCAAACTTCGAGTTACGCCTTCAATTCAAGTGAACATGCGGCTAATCTCTTTTCTCTGAGTGAATTTGGCAATATTTATACTCGACTGATGAATCCAACGACTGATGTCCTCGAAAAAAGGATGGCGGATATTGAAGGGGGAACAGGAGCCTTGGCTTGCGCGAGTGGCATGTCGGCCATTTTCTTAGCGGTCACAACGGTGGCTTCGTCTGGAGATCATATTATTTCATCAGCATCACTTTATGGTGGGACTGAAACACTTTTCCGTTATACGCTTAAGAAATTTGGCATAGAAGTAACTTTCTTGGAAGATTTTAGCTCTGCAAATATTCAGTCTGCAGTGAAAGAGAATACCAAGCTCGTGTATGCGGAGTCCATAGGCAATCCTCAGGGTGACGTGATTGATTTTGAGGAAATTGCGGAGTCCGCACATCAAAATGGCATCGCTTTTATGGTCGATAATACTTTTGCACCCGTATTTTTTAAGCCCTTTCAACACGGCGTGGATATCGTCGTTTACTCTTGTACAAAATGGATTGGAGGTCATGGGACGAGTATTGGCGGTTTGATCATCGATAGTGGCAATTTCAACTGGGGACAAGGACGTTATGATGACTTTACGACTCCAGATGAAAGTTATCATGGTCTTGTTTACTGGGAGGCACTTGGTGATGTGCCCGGTATGGGCAATGTCGCTTACATCATAAAGGCGCGTGTGGAAGGAATGCGCAATATAGGTATGTGCCCGAGTCCCTTTAATTCATTTCAAGTGATTCAGGGTTTGGAGACTCTGCCACTGCGTTTAGAGAAGCATGCTGAAAATGCCCTAGCGCTCGCCCATTATCTCGAATCTCATGAGAAAGTCAGTTGGGTGAATTTTACAGGTTTAGAAAATCACCCATCTCATGAAAGAGCCAAGAAGTATTTTGCATCGGGCCAATTTGGTTCCGTCTTTGGTTTTGGCATCAAAGGTGGGGTTGAGCAAGCCAAAAAGTTTATTGACTCAGTGGAAATGGCTTATCACTTAGCCAATGTCGGTGACTCGCGTACACTAGTGATTCACCCAGCTTCGACAACGCATCAACAATTGAGTGAAGAGAACTTATTGAAAATTGGTATTAAGCCCGACTTTGTTCGCGTTTCTGTGGGTATTGAAAGTATAGAGGATATTATTGCCGACTTTGATCAGGCCTTAGCCAAGATCTGATCAGTAAAAACCCTGGTGATTAATTCCACCAGGGTTTCCTTTAGAGTTTAGCTTTGAAAGTACGGCAGGGATTGCCGCGTTCGAGTTGATAATGCTTTTGCCTTTGAGCTTTGCTCTCTTCGCCTTCTTTTTGCGAATGATGCAAATTTAAGGCTTCGAGAACGCGGGCCATCGCGAGCATTTTATTGCGATACTGAGAGCGCTCTTCATTACAAAGAATCGAGAGCTGAAGTGGTGCATAATAAGCTCGAATGGCCGTAGCACATTTGTTGACATGCTGGCCGCCGGGACCCGATCCTCGTTGGGCTTCAAACTTGATTTGCGACAAATCAAGTTCAGCTTTTGCGGGGATCGCAAAAAAACTCGCCTGCACAAACCAATTGCGTCGTTTGTGGTGGGGACGAAAGGGACTGGGAGCTCGCCAAAGTAGGCTTCCTTCCCAGTTTTTTCGCAGCGTTTCGAGCTGATTTCCTTCCAAGCTTATGAGCAAGGAGCGAAAAGAGTTTTTCTCACTACCCTTTTCCGCTTTAATTAGCTCGCATTGGATATTTTCGTCTTCAGCCTCACGGCAGAAGATTTTGAAAATATGCCAGAGTACCCGTTCACATTCACGCGGCCCTTGACCAGAAGAAAATTGAATCCAAGCATTCATTTTGACCTCCGAGTCTTGTAGCTAATGACGGGACGCAGGCTAGCAATCACTTCGATCAGGCCGAAGTCTACTAAGTCCTGAATGACCACATCAATATTTTTATAGGCCTCGGGGAGTTCTTCGTAAAGTAATTCTTTGTCTTCGCAGATAACGCGACTTCCCAAAGAAGTTTGCTGAAGATCCTTGACCCTAAAACGCGGGCTAAAGCGCGCTTTACATTGCGAGCGGTTCCACTTTCTACCTGCACCATGAGCAAGTGAGCAAGCACTGAAATCGAGGTCGCCAATGGGACGAACGATATAACTCAGGCTACCGCGAGAACCGGGGATGAGGACAATGCCTTTATCTCCAGGGGCAGCTCCTTTGCGATGCAACCAGCCCTGTTTCCAAGGAGTAAGCGTATTGTGATTAATATCGGCAATACGCTGGCCTTGACTGCCAAGTGCGTCTAAGAAACGCTTGGCGATGAGCTGACGATTCGCCTCGGCCCACTGCAGTGCATAATTGTGCTTTTGCAGATAGCTTTCGGCTTCTTCGCTGCCGCAAATGAGACCTGCGGCTCCAAAGCGCGAGGTGTGACGCCGTAGAATCGCTTGCCCTAAGCCACGAGATCCACTGTGTACCATGAGCTGCAAGTAATCTTTACTAAGCCCCGCTTTTTCGAAGAGCTCTTGGTCAAAGACCACTTCAATTTTTTGTAGCTCAGCAAAGTGGTTGCCACCGCCAATGGTGCCGAGTGCATCGTCCCATTGTGGTAGTTTTTGCTCCTGAACAAAAGCCTCGCGATCTCCCTGCCAAGGGGAACCGAGATTGCCAAGTTT contains:
- a CDS encoding O-acetylhomoserine aminocarboxypropyltransferase/cysteine synthase family protein — translated: MQDQSKALHSSFKFDPSTNAVAVPIYQTSSYAFNSSEHAANLFSLSEFGNIYTRLMNPTTDVLEKRMADIEGGTGALACASGMSAIFLAVTTVASSGDHIISSASLYGGTETLFRYTLKKFGIEVTFLEDFSSANIQSAVKENTKLVYAESIGNPQGDVIDFEEIAESAHQNGIAFMVDNTFAPVFFKPFQHGVDIVVYSCTKWIGGHGTSIGGLIIDSGNFNWGQGRYDDFTTPDESYHGLVYWEALGDVPGMGNVAYIIKARVEGMRNIGMCPSPFNSFQVIQGLETLPLRLEKHAENALALAHYLESHEKVSWVNFTGLENHPSHERAKKYFASGQFGSVFGFGIKGGVEQAKKFIDSVEMAYHLANVGDSRTLVIHPASTTHQQLSEENLLKIGIKPDFVRVSVGIESIEDIIADFDQALAKI
- a CDS encoding IS110 family transposase, with product MKMYTTKTKFHCGIDLHKSMSYICVMDKEGKIYVHTEIKNNDFQYMKKILSPYWDDLTIACETTYNWYKLSDFCETEPVQFALGHALYMGAIHGGKAKNDKIDSKKITDLLRTNLLPKAYACPRRFRSHRDLLRRRIKLVSIRSGISIYLNLFEDQNNLKHSSAELRRNAKSSLQFMDLQTFLPEDHAMARNYQLNADLLKMFTDQLKQIDKGPCEIHP
- the prfH gene encoding peptide chain release factor H, whose product is MNAWIQFSSGQGPRECERVLWHIFKIFCREAEDENIQCELIKAEKGSEKNSFRSLLISLEGNQLETLRKNWEGSLLWRAPSPFRPHHKRRNWFVQASFFAIPAKAELDLSQIKFEAQRGSGPGGQHVNKCATAIRAYYAPLQLSILCNEERSQYRNKMLAMARVLEALNLHHSQKEGEESKAQRQKHYQLERGNPCRTFKAKL
- a CDS encoding RNA ligase RtcB family protein; translation: MNTSSPTEVRLVASNKNWIEGSALEQLKQTASLPGMKLAVGLPDLHPGRGNPIGATFYSEGIFYPYLVGGDIGCGMGLWQSQLKVRKTKRDRWVQKLGNLGSPWQGDREAFVQEQKLPQWDDALGTIGGGNHFAELQKIEVVFDQELFEKAGLSKDYLQLMVHSGSRGLGQAILRRHTSRFGAAGLICGSEEAESYLQKHNYALQWAEANRQLIAKRFLDALGSQGQRIADINHNTLTPWKQGWLHRKGAAPGDKGIVLIPGSRGSLSYIVRPIGDLDFSACSLAHGAGRKWNRSQCKARFSPRFRVKDLQQTSLGSRVICEDKELLYEELPEAYKNIDVVIQDLVDFGLIEVIASLRPVISYKTRRSK
- the sppA gene encoding signal peptide peptidase SppA yields the protein MRFLLLLFFFSFPVFSKDLIAVYRLGHVMGETLPEPGINEILNPEKIRPLNFMHLLSCLNYCVSKDDVKAVVLYAEGMRLGLAQKQELLRRIHEIKKAGKKVYLYTHGLDEASLPLAQSTEISLFPEGGVSFRGLAMQQLYFKGMLDKLGLEADIVHIGDYKSAGEPFYLTAPSEEAAKQQRELGEGLFVEVTKSCATSERKDAAAYRALIDEGLFSSQQALDHKLVDTLEYHNEFIKRLKKTYAKADFKLNYGMPKSFEPPKINNMMDAISFFQKLSAPKKKSNNDILALVNLDGTIDTRMGEALRRYIMRASQNDKVKAMVLRINSPGGSALASEMICQATEEFKKTGKTFVVSMSNVAASGGYYSAVFGEPIYAESATITGSIGVLGGKLVMSKMFDKIGISTHEFKIGKYSDINSSTSFFNEDQRAKITESMNRVYDVFKGRIIQGREGKLKGDLEAMAGGRVYTGLQAKELGLVDKIGGLREAINDAKEQAGLKRYSLETFPKQLSFEEMLMESFRPQEKEDEFVSYDPITVKSMNSAWLTELMLNLKIHQPQLTQEIHKFFQYLTLLQGENTLVLDPRWAQ
- a CDS encoding transposase, translating into MKFTLDSQFKEDFEIVKSMKGIGDILGMTLVYETHDIQRFKTPGDYASYCRVVKCKKESAGKSYGYSGTKMGNPNLKWAFGEIAMLAKSDPVMKFFADELDQRHGKRKGRSIFIHKICRAIYFMLLRKKPFDPIDFFGREKYERLTKKVH
- a CDS encoding crossover junction endodeoxyribonuclease RuvC codes for the protein MTILSLRPAGKEITYVLIKNDDAEKLTLLDQGALKLSKSTSRTADIGELFKQLKKLIALHQVNFILIKASVSTQDMNLAHLHTAEIRGICVAAAMSTKTQVKLISPAATFAQSGKVKETLKNDDLFARNIEGDLPKTKRDLALLTLNHLEKK